One part of the Helicoverpa armigera isolate CAAS_96S chromosome 3, ASM3070526v1, whole genome shotgun sequence genome encodes these proteins:
- the LOC110372899 gene encoding cullin-4A, which produces MSGIAKTPVLAEEGGNNQSRKRSLQTSEQCNNKRTKSDEMSANEKKSNFSLLTPNSNGTIKMTSSSMNKPGAATKKLVIKNFKSKPNLPENYQETTWSKLREAVIAIQTSKAIAYSLEELYQAVENMCSHKMASQLYVNLTNLVEAHVKANIEQFLSESMDRQVFLKRMDDCWRAHCRQMIMIRSIFLYLDRTYVLQNPSIHSIWDMGLDLFRHHIAMNTLVQTRTVDGLLTLIERERGGDAVDISLLKSLLRMLSDLQIYQDAFEHKFLQATERLYAAEGQRLMRELAVPQYLAHVEKRLREENERLLHYLDPSTKWQLIHTIERQLLSEHLSGILGKGLEALMDGPRLQDLTTLYALFSRVKDGLSELCNHFNAYIKKKGRTIVIEPERDKTMVGELLEFKEQLDHVVNTCFQRNDKFLYSMREAFEYFINQRQNKPAELIAKFVDVKLRAGNKEATEEELERLLDKIMVLFRFIHGKDVFEAFYKKDLAKRLLVGKSASVDAEKSMLSKLKQECGGGFTCKLEGMFKDMELSKDINITYKQHLAASSESSGLELSVYILTQGFWPTYPPVDVRLPAELTRHQEHFSKFYLAKHSGRKLQWQATLGHCVLRAHFTQGNKELQVSLFQALCLLLFNDGDNLSFEEIKAATNIEEGELRRTLQSLACGKARVLAKTPRGREVDDADHFAFNADFTNKLFRIKINQIQMKETSEEQKATEERVFQDRQYQIDAAIVRVMKMRKALSHNLLISELYNQLKFPVKPADLKKRIESLIDRDYMERDKDNPNQYNYVA; this is translated from the exons ATGTCGGGTATAGCTAAAACGCCAGTTTTGGCCGAGGAGGGTGGTAACAATCAAAGTAGAAAACGTTCTCTTCAGACCAGCGAACAGTGCAATAATAAAAGAACAAAATCCGACGAAATGAGTGCCAATGAGAAGAAATCAAACTTTTCCTTGCTGACTCCCAACTCCAATGGGACCATAAAGATGACGTCGTCATCAATGAACAAGCCTGGTGCAGCCACCAAGAAATTGgttataaagaattttaaaa GTAAGCCGAACCTTCCAGAAAACTATCAGGAGACGACATGGAGCAAGTTGCGGGAGGCGGTGATCGCCATACAGACGTCCAAGGCGATCGCGTACTCGCTGGAGGAGCTGTACCAGGCGGTGGAGAACATGTGTAGTCATAAG ATGGCATCCCAACTATACGTGAACTTAACAAACCTGGTGGAAGCCCACGTGAAGGCCAACATCGAGCAGTTCCTCTCCGAGAGCATGGACCGGCAGGTGTTCCTCAAGCGCATGGACGACTGCTGGCGAGCGCACTGCCGCCAGATGATCATGATACGTAGCATCTTCCTATATCTTGACCGCACATATGTACTCCAGAATCCTAGTATACATTCTATATG GGACATGGGCCTAGATTTATTCAGACACCACATAGCAATGAACACATTAGTCCAGACACGGACAGTGGATGGCTTACTAACGCTTATAGAGCGGGAACGTGGAGGTGATGCTGTAGACATATCCCTTCTCAAGAGCTTGCTTAGGATGCTGTCCGATCTGCAGATTTATCAAGATGCTTTTGAACATAA GTTCCTGCAAGCAACAGAACGTCTATACGCGGCGGAAGGCCAGAGACTGATGCGAGAGCTGGCGGTCCCTCAGTACCTCGCGCACGTGGAGAAACGCCTCCGAGAGGAGAACGAGAGGCTGCTACATTATCTAGATCCTTCTACCAA ATGGCAATTAATCCACACGATAGAACGTCAGCTGCTGAGCGAGCACCTGTCGGGCATCCTGGGCAAGGGGCTGGAGGCGCTGATGGACGGGCCGCGGCTGCAAGACCTCACCACGCTCTACGCACTCTTCAGCAGGGTCAAGGACGGCCTCAGTGAACTCTGTAACCACTTCAATGCTTATATTAAG AAAAAAGGTCGCACGATAGTAATAGAACCGGAACGCGACAAGACCATGGTGGGAGAACTACTGGAGTTCAAGGAGCAGCTCGACCACGTGGTGAACACGTGCTTCCAGCGCAACGACAAGTTCCTGTACTCCATGCGCGAGGCCTTCGAGTACTTCATCAACCAGCGACAGAACAAGCCCGCTGAGCTTATTG CTAAGTTTGTGGACGTGAAGCTCCGCGCGGGCAACAAGGAGGCGACGGAGGAGGAGTTGGAGCGCTTGCTCGATAAGATCATGGTGCTGTTCCGCTTCATACACGGCAAGGATGTCTTCGAGGCTTTCTATAAGAAG GACTTAGCAAAAAGGTTACTCGTCGGCAAATCTGCTTCAGTGGACGCGGAGAAGTCGATGCTCAGTAAGCTGAAGCAGGAGTGCGGCGGCGGCTTCACCTGCAAGCTGGAGGGCATGTTCAAGGACATGGAGCTGTCCAAAGAcattaatattacttataagCAG CACTTAGCAGCGTCATCAGAGAGCTCCGGCTTAGAGCTCAGCGTGTACATCCTGACACAAGGCTTCTGGCCGACATACCCGCCTGTCGACGTCCGTCTGCCCGCCGAGCTGACGCGGCACCAGGAGCACTTCAGCAAGTTCTACCTCGCCAAGCACTCGGGCCGCAAGCTGCAGTGGCAGGCCACGCTCGGACACTGTGTGCTCAGGGCACACTTCACACAG GGTAACAAAGAGTTGCAGGTGTCGCTGTTTCAAGCGCTCTGCTTGCTGCTCTTTAACGACGGAGACAATCTCTCTTTCGAAGAAATAAAGGCTGCCACCAATATTGAA GAAGGCGAGCTCCGCCGGACCCTGCAGTCGCTAGCGTGTGGCAAGGCGCGTGTGCTGGCGAAGACGCCGCGCGGGCGCGAGGTGGACGACGCCGACCACTTCGCCTTCAACGCTGACTTCACCAACAAGCTGTTCCGCATCAAGATCAACCAGATACAGATGAAGGAGACT AGTGAGGAGCAGAAGGCGACGGAGGAGCGCGTGTTCCAGGACCGGCAGTACCAGATCGACGCCGCCATCGTCCGCGTCATGAAGATGCGCAAGGCGCTGTCACACAACCTGCTCATCTCCGAGCTCTACAACCAGCTCAAGTTCCCCGTCAAG CCGGCAGATCTGAAGAAACGCATAGAGTCGCTGATCGACCGAGACTACATGGAGCGCGACAAAGACAACCCCAACCAGTACAACTACGTCGCGTAA